In one Mucilaginibacter ginsenosidivorax genomic region, the following are encoded:
- a CDS encoding ABC transporter ATPase, translated as MEFSQHSRVWIYQADKKLTDEVVQQIQQELDKFTTGWTAHNNQLKAKGEVRYNRFLILIVDESQAGASGCSIDKSVHFMQNIGQHFNINLFDRFNLAYRDGEEILSLPRHAFENMLKQGKINTETIVYNNMVQNLTELETKWEVPFKNSWHIQLFRDLVNG; from the coding sequence ATGGAATTTTCTCAACACTCAAGAGTTTGGATCTACCAGGCCGACAAAAAATTAACCGACGAAGTGGTGCAACAAATCCAGCAGGAACTGGATAAATTCACCACCGGATGGACGGCCCACAATAACCAGTTAAAGGCTAAAGGCGAAGTGCGTTACAACCGTTTTTTGATACTGATTGTTGACGAAAGCCAGGCAGGCGCCAGCGGCTGCTCTATTGATAAATCGGTACACTTCATGCAGAACATCGGGCAGCATTTCAACATCAACCTGTTTGATAGGTTTAACCTGGCCTACCGCGATGGTGAAGAAATTTTATCCCTCCCTCGCCATGCTTTTGAGAACATGCTGAAACAGGGCAAAATAAATACCGAAACCATTGTATACAACAATATGGTACAAAACCTTACCGAACTGGAAACCAAATGGGAAGTGCCGTTTAAAAACAGCTGGCATATTCAGTTGTTCAGGGATTTGGTTAATGGTTGA